The following are encoded together in the Bactrocera neohumeralis isolate Rockhampton chromosome 6, APGP_CSIRO_Bneo_wtdbg2-racon-allhic-juicebox.fasta_v2, whole genome shotgun sequence genome:
- the LOC126762305 gene encoding cationic amino acid transporter 3: protein MSKFWAALTRRKTDDVVENESQLARVLNLLDLTALGVGSTLGLGVYVLAGSVAYNIAGPAVTISFLIAALASAFAGICYAEFAARVPKAGSAYVYSYVTIGEFVAFTIGWNLILEYVIGTASVARGLSGYFDALIDNSMSKALTEAIPMHVDFLAKYPDFLAMGVILLLAALLAFGVKESSFLNNIFTAVNLITIAIVLVAGAINANPANWSISKDDVPETDDNKFGSGGFMPFGIAGVMTGAAKCFYGFVGFDCIATTGEEAINPKRNIPLAIVISLIIIFLSYFGISTVLTMMVPYFELDKDAPFPKAFDDIGWSAIKWIVTIGAVFALTTSLLGAMFPLPRVLYAMGNDGILFKSFSKVHNYTQTPLLATIISGIFAGVMALIFDLDQLIDMMSIGTLLAYTIVAICVLVLRYQDEDMDTKTISVSCPKVIRQFFNGNSYREPNLFTSRITKIAVVVFALVCIVWDIVEAICGLTSTAGAVALGVIGVLLIFIVVIIGMQPVSTIELTFKVPLVPFIPCLSVFVNVYLMFQLDLNTWIRFLVWVAIGYVIYFSYGLRNSTQVTRNRNHAEAAIRMQHTNQAFEPDWKVENGVNGVVEKQ, encoded by the exons ATGTCGAAATTCTGGGCCGCCTTAACCCGACGAAAAACGGATGATGTCGTAGAAAACGAATCACAATTGGCACGTGTACTCAATCTCCTCGATCTGACTGCACTCGGTGTAGGCAGTACGCTCGGTCTGGGCGTATACGTTCTCGCCGGTTCAGTCGCCTACAACATTGCCGGTCCAGCTGTGACCATATCATTTCTCATCGCTGCGCTTGCTTCCGCTTTTGCCGGCATTTGTTATGCTGAATTTGCAGCACGTGTGCCAAAAGCGGGCTCTGCATACGTTTACAGCTATGTAACAATTGGCGAGTTCGTAGCGTTCACTATTGGTTGGAATCTGATATTGGAATATGTGATCG GTACCGCCAGTGTAGCTCGCGGTCTAAGCGGCTACTTTGACGCGCTTATCGATAATAGTATGTCGAAGGCGTTGACGGAGGCTATACCTATGCATGTGGACTTCTTAGCAAAGTATCCAGACTTCTTGGCTATGGGTGTAATTTTGCTGCTGGCGGCATTACTTGCCTTTGGTGTGAAAGAGTCCAGTTTcttgaataatattttcacgGCTGTAAATCTGATCACCATTGCTATAGTGTTAGTTGCTGGTGCTATAAATG CTAATCCCGCTAACTGGAGTATATCAAAAGATGATGTACCCGAGACTGATGATAATAAATTCGGCAGTGGCGGTTTTATGCCATTCGGTATCGCCGGTGTTATGACTGGTGCCGCGAAATGTTTTTATGGTTTTGTAGGCTTTGATTGCATAGCCACAACTGGAGAAGAGGCAATAAATCCAAAGCGCAATATTCCACTTGCCATCGTCATTTCGTTGATCATCATATTCTTGTCTTACTTCGGCATTTCGACGGTACTTACTATGATGGTGCCTTACTTCGAACTG gATAAAGATGCACCATTCCCGAAGGCTTTTGACGACATTGGTTGGTCCGCTATTAAGTGGATCGTTACAATTGGCGCAGTCTTTGCCTTGACCACAAGTTTGTTGGGTGCTATGTTTCCCTTGCCGCGTGTACTTTATGCTATGGGCAACGACGGAATTCTCTTCAAATCGTTTTCAAAAGTACATAACTACACCCAAACGCCCTTGTTGGCAACAATTATCTCGGGAATTTTCGCGG GTGTTATGGCGCTTATTTTCGATTTGGATCAGCTGATCGACATGATGTCCATCGGTACACTATTGGCCTACACAATTGTAGCGATATGTGTGCTCGTACTGCGCTATCAGGATGAAGATATGGATACGAAGACAATCTCCGTTAGTTGTCCCAAAGTTATACGTCAATTCTTCAATGGCAATTCGTATCGTGaaccaaatttatttacatcACGTATTACAAAAATAGCCGTCGTAGTATTTGCGCTGGTGTGCATCGTCTGGGATATAGTTGAGGCGATTTGTGGCTTGACTTCGACAGCCGGTGCAGTGGCGCTAGGCGTTATTGGCGTTCTGTTAATATTTATTGTGGTTATAATCGGCATGCAACCGGTCTCGACAATCGAGTTAACTTTCAAAGTGCCACTAGTGCCGTTCATACCCTGTTTAAGTGTTTTCGTGAATGTTTATTTGATGTTCCAATTGGACTTGAATACTTGGATACGTTTCCTTGTATGGGTTGCCATTGGCTATGTGATTTACTTCAGCTATGGTCTGCGTAATTCTACACAGGTGACGCGGAATCGTAACCATGCCGAAGCAGCGATAAGAATGCAACATACGAATCAGGCATTTGAACCGGACTGGAAGGTGGAGAACGGTGTTAATGGGGTTGTGGAAAAGCAGTAG